GACGTCGCGGAACAGCGCGCCGTAGTCGATCTTTTCCTCGCAGCCGAGCGACTCGCGCATGTAGCTCAGCAGCATGTCGGTGACGTAGCAGGTGATCCAGGGCTGATCCTGCATGGCGGATTGCGAGACCGGGCGGATTTGGGCCCGATTGTCGTCGAACCTTCTCCGAATTGTCAAGCCGTCGCCTGACCGGGCCGGATTGCGACCGGCGGCGCAAGCGACCATAATGTCGACATGGAGACCGAGCGTAACGACGGCGCACAGATCAACTGTCTGAAGGTTCCTTCCTGGAGCGGGTATCCGGGACTGATCCACGGCTTTTTCGGCCGCCGCGGGGGGCGAAGCCGCGGCCCGTTCGCGGGCCTGAACGTCTCGATGCGCGTGGGGGACGACCCGGCCGTCGTCACGGACAATTTCTGCGACATGAAGCGCAGCGCGGGCATTCACTCGGGGCGCGTGATCGTGATGCGGCAGGTCCACGGGGACGGAATCGTCGAGGTGCGGGACGCGTCCCTGAAGGAAGCCGGAGAGGCGGACGGTATGATCAGCGCGCTCCCGAACGTCTATCTCGGGGTCCTGACCGCCGATTGTGTGCCGATCCTGCTGCTTGCGCCGCGCGAGCGGGTGGTCGCCGCGGTGCATGCGGGATGGCGCGGAACGCTGGCCGGGATCGCGGCGAAA
The DNA window shown above is from Candidatus Zixiibacteriota bacterium and carries:
- the pgeF gene encoding peptidoglycan editing factor PgeF, with translation METERNDGAQINCLKVPSWSGYPGLIHGFFGRRGGRSRGPFAGLNVSMRVGDDPAVVTDNFCDMKRSAGIHSGRVIVMRQVHGDGIVEVRDASLKEAGEADGMISALPNVYLGVLTADCVPILLLAPRERVVAAVHAGWRGTLAGIAAKAVERLEQRFGVSPRAVEAALGPSIGACCYEVKEDVSRPLAERWGGVAERSTRVAEGRIFVDLRRINRGILEQCGVPPQRVHEIGPCTSCAAQDFFSFRRERRETGRQISLIGFQAD